One window from the genome of Bubalus kerabau isolate K-KA32 ecotype Philippines breed swamp buffalo chromosome 17, PCC_UOA_SB_1v2, whole genome shotgun sequence encodes:
- the LOC129632260 gene encoding uncharacterized protein LOC129632260 isoform X2: MVEAKAGDMDDERDPWEEPQTPVRVISPEDSQEGSQELQNLPGPTNLSREQDQRALSPETVPETEGDVSTMSGSRRGPLKNRRHVKRKWDRSPTCQDVRQEAAMCLDKGEFSGQLGSRSVGSSGTVGPTSLPEGPETLGQHPLNAGCAKRAFLINLGLPCTRGHTQQRGPFNATSVPKGSYNFQICGFTSGSTLVRSPTAVISASRSSPRTPPCALTRGPTPRRSLSAVSSVTELSATEGTSTFTDAPTLGSSPTCAPSVTQPSISWGLSDATRKSIPDDWLRTLPSSPRRKFGIICQLCDTKKG, translated from the exons ATGGTTGAAGCCAAGGCCGGTGACATGGACGATGAGAGAGACCCGTGGGAGGAGCCCCAAACCCCCGTTAGGGTCATATCTCCAGAGGATAGCCAGGAAGGAAGCCAAGAGCTGCAGAATCTGCCAGGACCCACGAACCTGTCTAGGGAGCAG GACCAGAGAGCTCTCTCACCAGAGACTGTTCCTGAAACAG AGGGAGACGTTTCCACTATGAGTGGATCCAGACGAGGTCCTCTAAAGAATCGCAGACATGTCAAAAGGAAATGGGACCGCAGTCCGACTTGCCAAGACGTGCGTCAAGAAGCAGCCATGTGTTTGGACAAAGGAGAGTTCTCAGGACAGCTTGGGTCCCGTTCTGTTGGTTCATCTGGGACCGTGGGACCCACCAGTCTTCCTGAGGGACCAGAAACCCTGGGACAGCACCCTCTGAATGCAGGGTGTGCAAAAAGAGCTTTCCTTATCAATCTCGGCTTACCCtgcaccagaggacacacacagcaGAGAGGCCCATTCAATGCGACATCTGTGCCAAAGGGTTCATACAACTTTCAGATCTGCGGGTTCACGAGCGGATCCACACTGGTGAGAAGCCCTACAGCTGTGATCTCTGCCTCAAGAAGTTCACCCAGGACTCCACCCTGCGCGCTCACAAGAGGACCCACACCCAGGAGAAGCCTTTCTGCTGTGAGCAGTGTGACAGAGCTTTCGGCCACCGAGGGAACCTCAACGTTCACCGACGCACCCACTCTGGGCTCAAGCCCTACGTGTGCCCCGAGTGTCACACAGCCTTCCATCAGCTGGGGACTTTCAGACGCCACCAGAAAATCCATTCCAGATGACTGGCTCAGGACCCTGCCCTCAAGTCCCAGAAGGAAATTCGGGATTATTTGTCAGTTATGTGATACAAAGAAAGGGTGA
- the LOC129632260 gene encoding zinc finger and SCAN domain-containing protein 5C-like isoform X1, translating to MVEAKAGDMDDERDPWEEPQTPVRVISPEDSQEGSQELQNLPGPTNLSREQDQRALSPETVPETGELEGQTPRENLEKDLLEDRGETKTLQSQEPELLKGPEGDVSTMSGSRRGPLKNRRHVKRKWDRSPTCQDVRQEAAMCLDKGEFSGQLGSRSVGSSGTVGPTSLPEGPETLGQHPLNAGCAKRAFLINLGLPCTRGHTQQRGPFNATSVPKGSYNFQICGFTSGSTLVRSPTAVISASRSSPRTPPCALTRGPTPRRSLSAVSSVTELSATEGTSTFTDAPTLGSSPTCAPSVTQPSISWGLSDATRKSIPDDWLRTLPSSPRRKFGIICQLCDTKKG from the exons ATGGTTGAAGCCAAGGCCGGTGACATGGACGATGAGAGAGACCCGTGGGAGGAGCCCCAAACCCCCGTTAGGGTCATATCTCCAGAGGATAGCCAGGAAGGAAGCCAAGAGCTGCAGAATCTGCCAGGACCCACGAACCTGTCTAGGGAGCAG GACCAGAGAGCTCTCTCACCAGAGACTGTTCCTGAAACAGGTGAGCTGGAAGGTCAGACGCCCAGGGAGAACTTGGAGAAGGACCTGCTGGAAGACAGGGGAGAGACAAAAACCCTTCAATCTCAAGAACCTGAACTGCTGAAGGGTCCTG AGGGAGACGTTTCCACTATGAGTGGATCCAGACGAGGTCCTCTAAAGAATCGCAGACATGTCAAAAGGAAATGGGACCGCAGTCCGACTTGCCAAGACGTGCGTCAAGAAGCAGCCATGTGTTTGGACAAAGGAGAGTTCTCAGGACAGCTTGGGTCCCGTTCTGTTGGTTCATCTGGGACCGTGGGACCCACCAGTCTTCCTGAGGGACCAGAAACCCTGGGACAGCACCCTCTGAATGCAGGGTGTGCAAAAAGAGCTTTCCTTATCAATCTCGGCTTACCCtgcaccagaggacacacacagcaGAGAGGCCCATTCAATGCGACATCTGTGCCAAAGGGTTCATACAACTTTCAGATCTGCGGGTTCACGAGCGGATCCACACTGGTGAGAAGCCCTACAGCTGTGATCTCTGCCTCAAGAAGTTCACCCAGGACTCCACCCTGCGCGCTCACAAGAGGACCCACACCCAGGAGAAGCCTTTCTGCTGTGAGCAGTGTGACAGAGCTTTCGGCCACCGAGGGAACCTCAACGTTCACCGACGCACCCACTCTGGGCTCAAGCCCTACGTGTGCCCCGAGTGTCACACAGCCTTCCATCAGCTGGGGACTTTCAGACGCCACCAGAAAATCCATTCCAGATGACTGGCTCAGGACCCTGCCCTCAAGTCCCAGAAGGAAATTCGGGATTATTTGTCAGTTATGTGATACAAAGAAAGGGTGA